The bacterium genome contains a region encoding:
- a CDS encoding benzoate-CoA ligase family protein encodes MSAEHFSGFDAPEHFNLAEFLLDARLQEGNGGRRAIVTDSKTYNYQQVFEFANQFGNVLRQMGAEQEDRVIISLPDIPEYPCALFGILKIGAVVVMVNPQLKSEDIAYFLEYTRAKYAIVFGESYPAFAEASSLVRHHLKGLLAIGELPQGDCPVPVSSFDSLRQQVSTQIENSVTHRDDAAIWLFSGGTTGKPKAVVQTHQSFANTTECYAKKHLEYDATDLTISVPKLFFGYATGSNLFFPFSVGAACVLFPERCTAEVLFEKIRKHRPTILINVPTMVNQMVGHPEAMQQDFRSLRFATSAGEALPVELYDRWKRIFGVELLDGLGTAEMWHIFISNRVGLVKPGTVGTVVPGFEVKSADDQGKEVPEGEVGMCWVRGKSRAIGYWQLMEKTASSFRGEWYITGDLVRKDADGFYTHCGRGDDMMKVSGKWVSPQEVENCLLKHAGVRECAVVPITDAAGLTKPCAYVIAAEQRTGFEEELKEFVKKNLEPYKYPRHIIFVESLPRTHLGKVDRGELKKRMAGRDTRPTEN; translated from the coding sequence ATGTCCGCTGAGCATTTTTCAGGCTTCGACGCACCTGAACATTTCAACCTCGCCGAGTTTCTGCTGGACGCGCGTCTGCAGGAAGGTAACGGTGGGCGTCGCGCGATAGTTACGGATTCAAAGACTTACAATTATCAACAAGTCTTCGAGTTCGCAAATCAGTTCGGGAATGTTTTGCGCCAGATGGGCGCCGAGCAAGAGGACCGTGTCATCATTTCGCTTCCAGACATACCCGAGTATCCGTGTGCCTTATTCGGGATCTTAAAGATTGGCGCAGTTGTGGTGATGGTGAATCCGCAATTGAAGAGCGAAGACATTGCGTACTTTCTCGAATATACGCGGGCCAAGTACGCGATCGTTTTCGGTGAAAGTTATCCTGCTTTTGCCGAAGCTTCATCCCTTGTGCGTCACCATCTTAAGGGGCTTCTGGCTATCGGTGAATTGCCGCAAGGCGATTGTCCGGTGCCGGTTTCTTCGTTCGATTCTTTGCGCCAGCAGGTGAGTACTCAGATTGAAAATTCAGTGACTCACCGGGATGATGCAGCCATCTGGCTATTTTCAGGAGGAACGACCGGCAAGCCGAAAGCAGTTGTGCAGACTCATCAATCTTTTGCGAACACAACGGAATGCTACGCCAAAAAACATCTGGAATACGATGCGACAGACCTGACGATTTCCGTTCCGAAATTATTCTTCGGCTATGCAACAGGCAGCAATTTGTTTTTCCCCTTTTCTGTCGGAGCCGCCTGTGTGTTGTTTCCCGAAAGATGTACTGCAGAGGTCCTTTTTGAAAAGATTCGCAAACACCGCCCTACCATTTTGATCAATGTTCCAACCATGGTCAACCAGATGGTCGGTCATCCTGAAGCGATGCAGCAAGATTTTAGAAGTTTGCGTTTTGCAACCTCTGCAGGGGAAGCCTTACCGGTTGAACTTTATGACAGATGGAAAAGAATATTCGGTGTGGAATTGCTGGATGGACTAGGCACCGCGGAGATGTGGCACATTTTTATTTCGAACCGTGTAGGTTTGGTAAAACCTGGAACGGTCGGGACGGTTGTGCCCGGTTTTGAAGTGAAGTCCGCAGATGATCAGGGAAAGGAAGTTCCTGAAGGGGAAGTGGGAATGTGCTGGGTGCGTGGTAAATCGCGAGCCATCGGTTACTGGCAGTTGATGGAAAAGACGGCAAGTTCTTTTCGCGGCGAGTGGTACATAACCGGCGATCTTGTTCGCAAAGATGCAGACGGGTTTTACACGCATTGCGGACGTGGCGATGACATGATGAAAGTTTCAGGCAAGTGGGTCTCTCCACAGGAAGTGGAAAATTGTTTGCTAAAGCATGCTGGTGTGCGCGAGTGTGCCGTGGTTCCAATCACAGATGCAGCCGGACTTACTAAGCCCTGCGCTTATGTGATTGCTGCAGAGCAACGGACCGGTTTTGAAGAAGAACTGAAAGAATTTGTGAAAAAGAATCTGGAACCTTACAAATATCCGCGTCACATCATTTTTGTGGAGAGCCTGCCAAGAACACACCTGGGCAAAGTAGACCGCGGCGAACTGAAGAAAAGAATGGCGGGCAGGGACACCCGCCCTACGGAAAATTAG
- a CDS encoding radical SAM protein, with protein MYPFFKYVDKALTVVGKSLFNTIQFFNKYRPNASFIPKWSEKPLLKSWQKSKPTLGWPRKTDSLCPSCVREARAKILSGEQDYRTLINEHVGEIKADIIERNGQVWMVKECPEHGKIEDIMAIDSKFLEFIEENFPGRDIDAHNDATLHNHGTSSIRHGRGSVLTIDLTNRCNMMCDPCFMDANQVGFVHELSMDEIQEILDNAIKIKPRRQMSVQFSGGEPTMSPHFVEAIRYARKVGYNSVQAATNGIKFAQDPEYAKEAGEAGLRYAYLQFDGIGNDANNHRKISNLFDVKLRAIENLHNAGVDIILVVTLVNGVNNDQVGPIIEFARTNPKKIAFIAFQPVSFTGRDEEVSEERRLAQRYTLSHLAYDVKKQTGLTEPRRDWFPISLISAFADFADLVHGPNAEWGQVSCGCHPNCGVGTALMINKETKEMAPVPSFLDIPGLVKDVQKITDAGRGKFLSNAMMGFALLKNYDPFKAPRSFSILDMLKKFDKSFALTGKSYGVGVERRNDPWNFLFVAGMWFQDLFNYDFRRTEMCIIPYGTQEGEISFCAYNTGIGWRNILEKMHQNATVAQWYRKYGKHGVYANNKEVPLNTTEHHLNINAEHAARVRVVGEGPQNAHDEEIMRRKLLQQQLLGTKVYNIRPKNETTAGVAGD; from the coding sequence ATGTATCCATTTTTCAAGTACGTTGACAAGGCACTTACAGTTGTCGGGAAAAGCCTTTTCAACACCATCCAGTTCTTTAACAAGTATCGGCCCAACGCTTCGTTTATTCCGAAGTGGTCCGAAAAGCCCCTGCTGAAGTCGTGGCAAAAATCTAAGCCCACCCTCGGTTGGCCCCGTAAGACAGATTCACTTTGCCCGTCGTGTGTCCGTGAAGCAAGAGCCAAGATTTTGTCCGGTGAGCAGGACTACCGCACTTTGATCAATGAACATGTTGGCGAAATCAAAGCCGACATCATTGAGCGGAACGGACAGGTCTGGATGGTGAAGGAGTGTCCCGAACATGGCAAGATCGAAGACATCATGGCTATCGATTCGAAGTTTCTCGAATTCATCGAAGAGAACTTCCCCGGCCGTGATATCGACGCTCACAACGATGCCACACTGCATAACCACGGAACCAGCTCGATCCGTCATGGTCGCGGTTCAGTTTTAACAATTGATTTGACCAACCGATGCAACATGATGTGCGATCCCTGTTTCATGGACGCAAATCAGGTCGGGTTCGTTCATGAACTTTCCATGGATGAAATCCAGGAGATTCTGGACAACGCAATCAAGATCAAGCCTCGCCGGCAAATGTCAGTTCAATTTTCCGGTGGCGAACCGACGATGTCCCCTCATTTTGTTGAGGCGATCCGATACGCGCGAAAAGTTGGTTACAACAGCGTTCAGGCTGCTACCAACGGAATCAAGTTCGCGCAGGATCCGGAATATGCAAAGGAAGCAGGCGAAGCAGGCCTTCGTTACGCTTATTTGCAGTTCGACGGTATCGGCAATGACGCCAATAACCACCGAAAGATCAGCAACCTTTTTGATGTGAAACTGCGCGCGATCGAGAACCTGCATAACGCAGGCGTGGATATCATTCTGGTCGTTACTCTCGTAAACGGAGTGAACAACGATCAGGTGGGACCGATCATCGAATTCGCTCGCACCAATCCCAAAAAGATTGCCTTTATCGCGTTTCAACCGGTTTCCTTCACGGGACGTGATGAAGAGGTTAGTGAAGAGCGCCGTCTGGCACAGCGTTACACTCTGTCGCATCTTGCTTACGATGTGAAGAAGCAGACAGGTCTGACAGAACCGCGGCGGGATTGGTTCCCGATCTCACTGATCAGCGCCTTCGCTGATTTTGCAGATCTCGTTCATGGTCCTAATGCCGAATGGGGCCAGGTAAGCTGCGGCTGCCACCCGAATTGCGGTGTGGGAACGGCTCTGATGATCAACAAAGAAACAAAAGAGATGGCCCCGGTGCCCTCTTTCCTGGATATCCCCGGTCTGGTAAAAGATGTCCAAAAAATTACGGACGCCGGCCGTGGAAAATTCCTGTCGAACGCGATGATGGGTTTTGCTTTGTTGAAGAACTACGATCCGTTCAAAGCGCCAAGAAGCTTCAGCATTCTTGATATGTTGAAGAAGTTCGACAAATCGTTTGCTTTAACCGGAAAAAGCTACGGTGTCGGTGTTGAACGCCGTAATGATCCATGGAACTTCCTGTTTGTTGCAGGGATGTGGTTCCAGGATCTCTTCAACTATGATTTCCGCCGGACAGAAATGTGTATCATTCCTTACGGAACGCAAGAAGGGGAAATCTCCTTCTGTGCGTACAACACGGGAATCGGCTGGAGAAACATTCTGGAAAAAATGCACCAGAATGCCACGGTCGCTCAGTGGTACCGCAAGTACGGAAAGCACGGTGTTTATGCGAATAACAAGGAAGTGCCGCTGAACACAACCGAACATCATCTGAACATCAATGCCGAACACGCCGCTCGCGTGCGCGTTGTAGGAGAAGGACCGCAGAACGCTCATGATGAAGAGATCATGAGGAGAAAACTTCTGCAGCAACAACTTCTCGGAACGAAGGTCTACAACATTCGCCCGAAAAATGAAACGACTGCGGGAGTCGCCGGCGACTAA
- a CDS encoding tetratricopeptide repeat protein: MKRFLALFLLVASLAFTHDELAEQVQAITLKIRQEPKRADLYFQRGELYRADGHWKQAELDYLRARKLAPNVAAADLGLGLVYLSTNKLNESKNAFDRFLQQYPENAEARVARGHVFRKLNQPMLAVDDYSKALAQRPDPEIYIERAKLLAEQNMLQDALKGLNDGIERLGPVVTLELYAIDLELLLKHYEEALQRIDRIAEQSERKETWLARKGDILFLASRTEEARESYLLALEAIQGLPQSRKNNRYTRELEAKIRHALENL, from the coding sequence GTGAAAAGATTTCTTGCTCTCTTTTTGCTGGTGGCTTCTCTGGCTTTTACGCATGACGAACTCGCGGAGCAAGTTCAAGCAATTACACTAAAAATTAGACAAGAGCCTAAGCGGGCCGATCTTTATTTTCAGCGCGGCGAGCTCTATCGAGCGGATGGTCACTGGAAGCAGGCTGAACTGGATTACCTTCGCGCCCGGAAACTGGCGCCGAATGTTGCTGCTGCAGATCTTGGACTCGGTTTGGTCTACTTAAGTACAAACAAACTGAATGAATCTAAGAACGCATTCGACCGTTTTCTGCAGCAGTATCCGGAAAATGCTGAAGCCAGAGTCGCGCGTGGACATGTCTTCCGTAAATTGAATCAGCCAATGTTGGCTGTAGACGACTACAGCAAAGCGCTCGCGCAGCGCCCTGATCCGGAAATCTACATAGAAAGGGCAAAACTGCTGGCCGAACAAAATATGCTGCAGGATGCGCTAAAGGGGTTAAACGACGGAATCGAACGGCTTGGTCCGGTCGTTACTTTGGAGTTGTACGCAATCGATCTTGAATTACTCCTCAAACATTATGAGGAAGCGCTGCAGCGGATCGATCGAATTGCTGAGCAATCCGAGCGCAAAGAGACCTGGTTGGCTCGCAAAGGCGATATCCTTTTTTTAGCTTCTCGAACAGAGGAGGCCCGAGAATCATATCTTCTGGCACTGGAAGCAATTCAGGGGTTGCCGCAGTCGCGTAAAAACAACCGCTACACGCGCGAGTTGGAAGCCAAAATACGACACGCTCTTGAGAATCTTTAA
- a CDS encoding metallophosphoesterase — MMKLRTVFVSAILALIAASTFAAEVTLVSTGSTWKYLDNGSNQGTAWRSLAFDDATWSSGAAQLGYGDGDEATIVSYGPDANAKYTTTYFRQKFFVGSPSTYTGLTLNLLKDDGAVVYLNGTEIHRINMPTGSISYTTLASTALGAPQEATFYSTTHANTLLTGWNVLAVEVHQANGTSTDLSFALELKASDSVTVTRGPYLQIGTPGSMIVKWRTNVATDSRVRYGLDPSNLSSFKDNSTVTTEHEVALSGLLANTQYYYSVGSTTTVLAGGDTNHYFYTSPLSGTAVPTRIWVLGDSGTANSNAAAVRDAYLNLTGSQYTDLWLMLGDNAYASGTDSEYEAAVFDMYPTMLRISPLWPTLGNHDGVSADSATQTGPYYSIFKLPTQGEAGGLASGTEAYYSFDYGNIHFICLESHETNRAVNGTMMTWLQNDVISTNKDWIIAFWHHPPYSKGSHNSDTDLQLTEMRTNALPILEQAGVDLVLTGHSHSYERSFLIDGHYGLSSTFTAAMKKDGGSGREDGTGSYKKPTDGLGPHEGAVYAVAGSSGQTSGGTLNHPAMYISLNLLGSMILEINGTRLDAKFINQAGATQDYFTILKGGTTPAAPSNLAAAAVSTSQINLTWTDNSNNETSFKIERSTDGVNFGQIATVGANVTSYSNTGLSSSTTYYYRVRSGNAAGDSAYSNTANATTQGVSPNAPSALVATAISKTRIDLSWTDNSNNETGFKIERSTDGTNFSQIATVGANVSTYSNNGLKSNKTYWYRVRAYNGTGNSAYSNVASAKTPKR, encoded by the coding sequence ATGATGAAATTACGTACAGTTTTCGTATCCGCTATTTTGGCGCTCATAGCTGCTTCCACTTTCGCCGCAGAAGTAACTCTTGTTTCCACAGGTTCAACATGGAAATACCTGGATAACGGATCCAATCAGGGAACCGCCTGGAGATCTCTCGCTTTTGATGATGCCACATGGAGCTCCGGAGCGGCACAACTTGGTTATGGAGATGGAGACGAAGCGACTATTGTCAGTTATGGCCCCGATGCGAATGCGAAATACACCACAACGTATTTTCGTCAGAAATTTTTTGTTGGAAGTCCTTCTACTTATACGGGATTAACACTGAACCTGCTGAAAGATGATGGCGCTGTCGTTTACTTGAATGGGACGGAAATTCATCGAATCAACATGCCCACCGGTTCCATTTCGTATACAACGTTGGCATCAACTGCGCTCGGCGCGCCTCAAGAGGCAACCTTTTATTCCACGACTCATGCCAATACGTTACTGACAGGATGGAATGTGCTGGCAGTTGAGGTCCATCAGGCGAACGGCACGAGCACCGACCTCAGCTTCGCCCTGGAATTGAAGGCGAGCGATTCGGTCACCGTGACAAGGGGTCCCTATTTGCAAATCGGAACACCCGGCAGCATGATCGTCAAATGGCGAACGAACGTCGCAACAGACAGCCGCGTTCGATACGGGTTGGACCCGTCAAACTTGTCATCCTTTAAAGATAACAGCACGGTAACCACCGAACATGAGGTGGCACTCAGTGGACTGCTGGCGAATACGCAGTATTATTACTCGGTCGGCTCAACTACTACCGTATTAGCAGGTGGCGATACAAACCACTATTTCTATACTTCACCCTTGTCCGGTACGGCTGTTCCGACGCGAATCTGGGTGTTAGGAGATTCCGGCACGGCAAATTCGAACGCAGCTGCGGTGCGCGATGCTTACCTGAATCTCACAGGAAGTCAATACACTGACCTGTGGCTGATGCTGGGGGATAATGCCTACGCGAGCGGAACCGACAGCGAATACGAGGCTGCTGTTTTCGATATGTATCCCACGATGCTTCGCATCAGCCCTCTCTGGCCAACGCTCGGAAATCATGACGGTGTGTCGGCGGATTCTGCAACGCAAACAGGACCTTACTACAGCATTTTCAAACTCCCGACCCAGGGGGAAGCGGGCGGCCTCGCTTCAGGAACGGAAGCGTACTATTCGTTTGACTACGGCAATATTCATTTCATCTGTCTGGAATCGCACGAAACCAATCGCGCAGTGAATGGAACGATGATGACCTGGTTGCAAAATGATGTGATTTCCACCAACAAGGATTGGATCATCGCCTTCTGGCATCATCCACCTTACAGTAAAGGCTCGCATAACTCCGATACAGATTTACAACTGACCGAAATGCGGACGAATGCTTTGCCGATCCTGGAACAGGCAGGAGTGGATCTGGTGCTTACAGGGCACAGCCATTCCTACGAGCGATCCTTCTTGATTGATGGTCACTACGGCCTTTCGAGCACATTCACAGCTGCAATGAAGAAAGATGGCGGATCGGGACGTGAAGATGGAACCGGCTCATACAAGAAACCAACAGATGGACTCGGACCACACGAAGGCGCTGTTTATGCAGTCGCCGGCAGCTCGGGGCAAACTTCCGGTGGAACACTGAACCATCCGGCTATGTATATCTCTCTCAATTTGTTGGGATCGATGATTCTGGAAATCAATGGGACCCGGCTCGATGCAAAATTTATCAATCAGGCGGGAGCAACGCAGGACTACTTCACAATCCTTAAAGGCGGCACAACACCGGCGGCGCCATCCAATCTGGCGGCTGCCGCGGTTTCAACAAGCCAGATCAATCTGACCTGGACAGACAATTCCAACAATGAAACGTCATTCAAAATCGAGCGTTCCACGGATGGTGTGAACTTTGGTCAAATCGCAACCGTTGGCGCAAATGTCACATCTTACTCAAATACAGGCTTGAGCTCCTCTACGACCTATTACTATCGCGTGCGCTCTGGGAATGCTGCAGGCGACTCGGCATACTCCAATACGGCGAATGCGACAACGCAAGGAGTATCGCCGAATGCGCCTTCCGCTCTGGTTGCAACGGCGATCTCGAAAACCAGAATCGATCTTTCCTGGACAGACAATTCAAACAATGAAACTGGTTTTAAGATTGAACGCTCAACGGACGGGACAAATTTCTCGCAAATTGCTACGGTTGGCGCAAACGTCAGCACGTACAGCAATAACGGATTGAAAAGCAATAAAACTTATTGGTATCGCGTGCGCGCATATAACGGCACTGGCAACTCTGCTTATTCGAATGTGGCCAGCGCTAAAACGCCGAAACGGTAA
- a CDS encoding GAF domain-containing protein, with protein sequence MELCLYYSPGLNEQILTLVTQSFGIEQQALSQELPVGPAPKILVLSYEYFLRNGMSDVPNLLGVFLVLKQQNQYQQVRVPEDVLLDFSTKEINPVKLKNLIKSADLRWQLECLKTERDAHLLRLKELNNIGISLSREKDPVKLLNKILQKSRAITSADAGSLYLVEGDEESGKLLRFKISQNDSVQVHYEEFQMPITKGSIAGYVAATGQTLNIPDVYQLGADCEYHFNQHYDESTGYRTTSMLTAPMTDHQGHITGIIQLINRKKDASVKLTQKNYKEWVRSFDQNDEELINSLASQAAVALDNSTLIKSIQHLFEGFVTAAVTAIESRDPTTSGHSFRVANLTVALAALVDRSTTGRCAGIHFSTDEIKEMRYAALLHDFGKVGVRENVLVKSKKLYPFQVDLIRQRFEYMKKAWEAEYYRSKFNLLRSAGSENFETQFAPLEKAFENRLGSLDDYYQFILQSNEPTVLPMGNFDKLLRIASDQDLIAPGSHGPLVSGEEIQFLSIRKGNLNERERSEIQSHVTHTFLFLSKIPWTSELRDVPKIAYGHHEKMDGSGYPNRLRGEDIPVQTRIMTISDIYDALTAADRPYKRSVPSDNALDIIAEEVKQQQLDPELFQLFVEGKVYQLANSKP encoded by the coding sequence ATGGAACTTTGTCTCTACTATTCTCCCGGACTGAACGAACAGATCCTTACCCTGGTTACGCAATCTTTCGGAATCGAGCAGCAGGCGCTCTCGCAAGAACTTCCTGTGGGGCCGGCCCCGAAAATTCTCGTCTTGAGTTACGAATATTTTCTTCGTAACGGTATGTCCGACGTTCCTAATCTGCTTGGTGTTTTCCTTGTTTTGAAACAGCAGAATCAATATCAGCAGGTTCGCGTACCCGAAGATGTCCTCCTTGATTTTTCCACCAAAGAAATCAATCCCGTAAAGTTAAAAAACCTGATCAAGTCTGCTGATCTTCGATGGCAACTGGAATGTTTGAAAACCGAGAGAGATGCCCATCTTCTCCGGCTAAAAGAACTGAACAATATCGGCATCTCCTTGTCGCGCGAAAAAGACCCGGTTAAGCTCCTCAACAAAATCCTCCAAAAGAGCCGGGCCATCACTTCGGCAGATGCCGGCAGCCTTTACCTTGTGGAAGGTGATGAAGAATCGGGCAAACTTCTTCGTTTCAAGATTTCGCAAAATGATTCCGTTCAAGTGCATTACGAAGAATTTCAAATGCCGATTACAAAAGGAAGTATAGCTGGTTATGTGGCCGCAACGGGACAGACGTTGAATATTCCCGACGTTTACCAGCTCGGCGCTGATTGCGAATACCACTTCAATCAACACTACGATGAGAGCACCGGTTATAGAACGACTTCGATGCTCACAGCGCCTATGACGGATCACCAGGGGCACATCACAGGAATAATTCAACTCATCAATCGCAAGAAGGATGCTTCTGTAAAGTTGACGCAAAAGAATTACAAAGAGTGGGTGCGCTCTTTTGATCAAAATGATGAAGAATTGATCAACTCCCTGGCATCACAAGCGGCTGTGGCTCTGGATAACAGCACGCTCATCAAAAGTATTCAACATCTGTTTGAAGGCTTTGTGACCGCAGCAGTCACCGCGATTGAATCGCGGGATCCAACCACATCAGGCCACTCTTTTCGCGTTGCGAACTTGACGGTGGCCCTGGCGGCACTTGTGGATCGCAGTACGACCGGACGCTGCGCGGGAATTCATTTCTCTACGGATGAAATCAAAGAAATGCGCTATGCCGCGTTATTGCACGACTTCGGCAAAGTTGGCGTGCGTGAAAATGTCCTGGTGAAATCTAAAAAACTTTATCCATTTCAAGTGGATTTGATTCGGCAGCGTTTTGAGTACATGAAAAAAGCCTGGGAAGCCGAATATTACCGTTCGAAATTCAACCTGTTGCGGTCTGCTGGAAGTGAAAATTTTGAAACCCAGTTCGCGCCGCTGGAAAAAGCATTTGAAAACAGACTTGGTTCCCTGGATGACTACTATCAATTCATTCTGCAGAGCAATGAACCAACCGTTTTGCCGATGGGAAATTTTGACAAACTCCTGCGCATCGCATCCGATCAGGATTTGATTGCGCCTGGATCGCATGGCCCATTGGTGAGTGGAGAAGAGATTCAATTCCTCTCCATTCGAAAGGGAAATCTGAATGAAAGAGAGAGATCTGAAATTCAATCTCACGTCACTCATACTTTCCTTTTTCTCAGCAAGATCCCCTGGACTTCGGAACTGCGTGACGTTCCGAAAATCGCGTACGGGCATCATGAAAAGATGGACGGTTCCGGCTATCCAAACCGTTTGCGCGGCGAGGATATTCCGGTGCAAACTCGAATCATGACCATCTCCGATATTTACGATGCCCTCACGGCAGCGGATCGTCCTTACAAACGCTCCGTGCCCTCCGATAATGCGCTCGATATCATCGCGGAAGAAGTAAAACAGCAGCAACTGGATCCCGAATTGTTTCAATTGTTCGTGGAAGGAAAGGTTTATCAGCTCGCGAACAGCAAACCGTGA
- a CDS encoding methyltransferase domain-containing protein encodes MTESLYIHGTTPDEQQRLSLLNKLLNDSALQRLALSGGEKILDVGSGLGQFTRAMARAAGAAGRVVGVERSLEQLRESKRLAGLEGEEDLVDLRQGNATALPLRREEWASFDIVHTRFVLEHVTDPLAVVRMMVEAVRPGGRIILQDDDHDVLRIFPEPLGFYELWQAYIRSYEKLGNDPYVGRRLVSLLHQSGALPTKNEWLFFGSCAGHPHFPAYASNLRGVIESAKDAIVPVGLLDQAKFDSAMRALQEWEQKADASLWYAVCWAEATKRN; translated from the coding sequence ATGACCGAGTCGCTTTACATACATGGAACAACGCCGGACGAACAACAACGATTGTCGCTTTTGAACAAATTGTTAAACGATTCGGCGCTACAGCGTCTTGCATTGAGTGGGGGAGAAAAGATTCTGGATGTTGGTTCAGGTCTCGGGCAATTTACGCGGGCCATGGCGCGGGCGGCCGGTGCGGCAGGACGCGTTGTAGGCGTTGAGCGGAGTTTGGAACAACTGAGGGAATCAAAAAGACTTGCCGGTCTAGAGGGGGAAGAAGACTTAGTCGATCTACGGCAAGGAAACGCCACAGCTCTTCCACTCCGGCGGGAGGAATGGGCGAGCTTCGATATTGTTCATACGCGATTCGTGTTGGAACATGTGACGGATCCGCTTGCAGTTGTTCGCATGATGGTGGAAGCTGTCCGGCCTGGAGGCAGAATCATTCTGCAGGATGACGATCACGACGTTCTTCGAATCTTTCCAGAACCTTTAGGGTTCTATGAACTATGGCAGGCGTACATCCGCTCTTATGAAAAACTGGGGAACGATCCCTACGTTGGACGCCGTTTGGTGAGCCTGCTTCATCAGTCCGGTGCGCTTCCCACGAAGAATGAGTGGCTGTTCTTTGGTTCTTGCGCCGGTCATCCTCATTTTCCCGCTTATGCAAGCAACCTCAGGGGCGTAATCGAATCCGCGAAGGATGCAATCGTCCCAGTCGGCCTCTTGGATCAGGCAAAGTTTGATAGCGCCATGCGGGCACTTCAAGAATGGGAGCAAAAAGCAGATGCATCCCTCTGGTATGCTGTCTGCTGGGCCGAGGCTACAAAGCGTAACTGA